gaccaaaacttgggtcagaaaaaaataaatgtatttactcaaaaaactgtaatttaaattaaaaaatagtcaaattggctgccagccaatgggttttggttgaatttaaccatttattttgtcattttataagtgaaaacatttttttccatttttttctacggaagtgattaactttattaaaactacaaaataatctattcaaagtctggttttattaatcttttcatgttttggggggacaatacatcctTAATTGCCTCATGAGGGATGAATAAAGATATGTACTAATAATACTGATGCATTAACATGTCTGAGAGATAGTAGGCCTATCGTACTTTATTGTAGATGTGCaagtatacagtaaatacaaatatgaatgaatatttttccaataaaattatattgaaattatgttCCAAAGAAATGATTTACTTTACTACTCTActttcttacttattttaaatgcattattttatcaatatattAATCGATCAGTCAatatttcatcatcattattatagcGGCGGTATCCATAATGCAACGCTTAGAGGCGTTTGACAAAGTTAGACAAAGGAAATGCTTCTGTGTAAAAGTGAGTTTTCAAAGGTTTTTTTTAAGATATTGACGTTTTCTGAAGTCTATACGTCTACTGATGAAGTATTCTACAAAATGGGAATCAAAACGTACTTTCaacttttaactttattttcCGAATTGCATAAAGTGATGTTATAAAAGAATACACATTTAATTTAGTGGAGAGAAAAAAAGAGCAAGGTTTGATAGTATGGCCACCCTTATGAAAAAATAACTATAACAATAAAAACACGACAATGACAGgacaataaataatacaataagacAAGATTACACACACAAAGCAAAATATTGgctaatataaaagaaaaaacactATACAGAAATGTATCATGGAACCAGGATTGAATATTTTATACTTCTCCCAAATTGTTAATGTTAGACAgatgttaggcctactactacagaCACAATCTAGCAACACCCAATATCCCACTCCTTCTACGTCACTGTCGATGAAAACACTCATTTGATTGGTACATGCGGTTAATCGGCAAATTATCTGCAAAGTGTCAGGTCAAACGAACGCGTTTCCTTTTTAGTTGTCTTACTAATATAGTGACGTAATTAACTAAAGCATTGCTATTGGTTAAAGTTGCTGAGCCAATCAAAGTACACTACCGAGTTTCTTTTTGATAACTAAGAAAAGTTTCATCTATTCATAACTGTACAAAATTCCATGAAGGTACATGCAAAATATTACTAGGTAAGTATTGAGTATATTTCATTCTATAGATTtagttattttgtttatattttaatccGACCATTAtggtttttgtaaaaatattatgaaGTTACGTCAAGAAAGAGGGAACCACTTAATAGGCCTATGACAGTCATGTGGAATTGTCTGGATTAGAATTGTCCTAATATTAGGATAAATATAGCATGAAGTAATTTTAGCTTatatccatatttattttaaacaatctcaaacaaaataataacttcgataattgttttaaaataaataaatctatttcTTATTAGAGATTTTAAGATTCCACTCGCAATTAGGACACATATGCCTACCATTATTTATGCGGTATATCGTAAACAATAAGTTAGTTTAAGTTTCTAAAGACTTTAAtgttatcattttgtttttatttactacagAAGATGGTGAAAATGTTGGCACAGAAAACATTAGCAATTTGTTTCATAATAGTCTTCAATGTAAGTGTGACGTCAGCAACATGCAAAGCAAGTTGCTCTGTTGTAAATCAAAAAGAAAGAGTTGTAAAATGTTCAGGACGGCAGATTACGTGCATCCCTACAGTGCACCCACAAACGCGAGAACTTGTTCTTGAGAACAACTTAATAACGAAAATCACGAGGAATTCGTTCAGCCATTTACCGAATCTTGAAAAACTCGTTCTTAATAATAATCACATTTCGTCTATAGAACCGGGAGCGTTTAATGATCTCCAACGATTGGAGGGACTATATCTACGGCAGAACAAATTGAAGACGATTGAAGTTGGGGCATTGGCTGGTATGCCGAAACTTAAGATTCTGGATCTTGCGCATAATGATATCGACGAAATTGAGGTCGGTGCTCTAAAACCAATGAAGTCGTTAGTACATCTTTATCTCAGTGCAAATAGGCTGAGATCAATATCGGATAATATTCTCTCTGGTTTAGAAAACGTACAACTTATTTCATTTCTATCTAACAATATATCTTCGATAACAGACAATGCGTTTCTTGGACTTCTCCGCTTGCAGACAATATACTTTGGCAATAATAAACTAAACACGATTCCTAACATTTTAGAGAATGTGCGATCGTTGGTTTCAATCGGTCTTGAAAACAATCCGTTAACATGTGACTGCCAGCTGGAATATCTACGCGGTTGGTTACGTGCACGTATGACGGCACGACGTATATTGACAACGTCACCAGTTAGATGTGCTTCCCCAGCTTTGCTCAAAGGCGAAGATCTTCGAACGATAACGTTCAGGTTAAAGTGTGTAAAACCAAACATCACCACGACTGATACAAATATTTTAGCGAAAGTACAAAACAATGTAGTGATTAAATGTGAGGCAACAGGTTCTCCTGTTCCTTCAATTTCGTGGGTGCTTCCGTCAAGAGTTAGCGATACGCAGGTTAAAAGTCTACCAGATGGTCGTCTGCTATTGAATGCTGCGCAGATGACACACACTGGAGAGTACGTTTGCGTAGCAAAGAGTATCGCCGGTGAAgttaaaaaatacttcaaaCTTGATGTTCTATGCGATTGTAATTCTTGTCCGAACAGTGTTCATCCTTTACCAGGAATCGTAAACACAAATCCAGAGATCATAATAGGCCAAGATGGCGACCGCAATATTGATCCATGCGCCACAGACTACTCGATGGTGCACGTTTCATTGGCGGGTGTCTTCATCACTATAGCCATCACGTTCGTTCTAACGTTTTTACTGACTGCAGTTTTTCTAACATGTTGGTTTAGAAAACACAGTCGACCTGTACGTAAGCATACGAACTTGAACAATACTGCGAGTTGCTCGTCTGCCTGTTCGTCTGCGGGCTCGTCATCGACTAGGACTTCCTCTGAACGGCGCCTTCTTCCATTACCGCAAGAGAAAAACGATGGGATGGGTTTTCCATGTATTGCTCGATATTACACACCGCCAGATCGTGCAAGGACGGCTGACCCACGTTCGAGATATAGGCATAGAAAGTTAGTAGCCTCTATAAGTGACAATACGTATAGCAGTATGTATTCCTCTATGTGTATAGGCCAAGATGAATATGCATATGTTCACAATCGGgttaatgatgattatgattatcGGGATCTGGGACATATTTATGCAGGACCGAATGAAGTTGTGAGAACTAATACACACGGACAATGGAACACACTTCCAATGTATATGAATAGAGAGGGAGAGAATGGCCATCCCGGGGTTGTTGGTGTCAGCTCTGTCAGGGGTAGAGGTACTGGAGGTCTTATTTGTGGTAGTGAAATGGACGACTACGCATGCTTAGAAATGATGAACCAGGAATTGCAAAGTAAACGTCACAATCAACTGAATAAACTTtagtatactatatataattatgGTAAAAAAGAAGTCCGATGGCCTGGCAAATATCCAGGGAGCTCAAACGTACGAAATGGAGACGCCGAATATGCTGTTTTTAAAACTATGTATCTGAGAATTACTTGCGAATTTGTTCGCTAGTATTCTTAAtgtaaagtacaaattacgtcattgtagggaaacatctgaccaattactcaacaccATGACGCAAAACTACTCCAcattaattacaaataattataatcctGTTGAAAACTTTAAACTTtctatatatttgtaaaatatttatcaaaCCGACTCTTTacacaatatttaataattaatttattataattaggaGATAATTAGGGACTGTGTCTCTTCacatgtaaatatattttgtttaaatgttatgTGTATCGCATATTGtggtttttatattatatttgcaCAAATGTACAGTCGTTAaagtaatttgtaaaaaaaaataataataacaagtaATGTTCAATTTGTAGAAAgcaattaattatattttaaataaaacatttacagtataataaaaattgtaaacattttttaatattgttgtaTCAGCTGAAGATGACGAAAGTGAAGATACAGTAATACTTACGGCGACGTATTGGCGG
This is a stretch of genomic DNA from Antedon mediterranea chromosome 3, ecAntMedi1.1, whole genome shotgun sequence. It encodes these proteins:
- the LOC140043842 gene encoding uncharacterized protein — protein: MVKMLAQKTLAICFIIVFNVSVTSATCKASCSVVNQKERVVKCSGRQITCIPTVHPQTRELVLENNLITKITRNSFSHLPNLEKLVLNNNHISSIEPGAFNDLQRLEGLYLRQNKLKTIEVGALAGMPKLKILDLAHNDIDEIEVGALKPMKSLVHLYLSANRLRSISDNILSGLENVQLISFLSNNISSITDNAFLGLLRLQTIYFGNNKLNTIPNILENVRSLVSIGLENNPLTCDCQLEYLRGWLRARMTARRILTTSPVRCASPALLKGEDLRTITFRLKCVKPNITTTDTNILAKVQNNVVIKCEATGSPVPSISWVLPSRVSDTQVKSLPDGRLLLNAAQMTHTGEYVCVAKSIAGEVKKYFKLDVLCDCNSCPNSVHPLPGIVNTNPEIIIGQDGDRNIDPCATDYSMVHVSLAGVFITIAITFVLTFLLTAVFLTCWFRKHSRPVRKHTNLNNTASCSSACSSAGSSSTRTSSERRLLPLPQEKNDGMGFPCIARYYTPPDRARTADPRSRYRHRKLVASISDNTYSSMYSSMCIGQDEYAYVHNRVNDDYDYRDLGHIYAGPNEVVRTNTHGQWNTLPMYMNREGENGHPGVVGVSSVRGRGTGGLICGSEMDDYACLEMMNQELQSKRHNQLNKL